The Thermococcus thermotolerans genome contains a region encoding:
- a CDS encoding transglutaminase-like domain-containing protein: MMRRFLAAFTIAFIVIIAGCLSVTPETGTPRSTAYQSTTSTTPSSTPTPSSSPATWTNPLVNWENATVSLPSQDAELSCQGILWRYILKDALECMLSREELGVISPLAENLKGEELAQSAWNVLAWEGEWLSYDWEKAKQPFAKVIIYPDGREEVVEGQNNTIQTPYETIMRRTGICTDYTVLTDALLLALNYSPVYAMAINLTDLGHATALVKINGWYFALDQHLPPMDLGAYYRYWERQGSKIINATLYEITPGEEKATVKVLGLVTGEEFLNQDYTMGDADARNLAISMMNILYGQFGLKADESLKSLSDGKLPEGYKAGWTWGVTYYNLADYYHPFFHEEYAEWLVSQMLSNREFLGYVQKSDSVWIEVRIEGEDLILTIYLGSS, encoded by the coding sequence ATGATGAGAAGGTTCCTCGCGGCATTTACCATCGCGTTCATCGTCATCATCGCGGGCTGCCTCTCGGTCACTCCGGAGACCGGAACGCCTAGAAGCACTGCATACCAATCTACGACTTCAACCACCCCTTCCTCGACCCCAACACCTAGTTCATCCCCAGCAACCTGGACGAATCCCCTCGTGAACTGGGAGAACGCAACGGTGTCCCTGCCGAGCCAGGACGCCGAGCTCAGCTGTCAGGGAATTCTCTGGCGCTACATCCTTAAGGATGCATTGGAGTGCATGCTGAGCAGGGAAGAGCTTGGGGTCATATCGCCCCTTGCAGAGAACCTCAAGGGTGAAGAACTCGCCCAAAGCGCCTGGAACGTACTCGCCTGGGAGGGGGAGTGGCTGAGCTACGACTGGGAGAAGGCCAAGCAGCCCTTCGCCAAGGTCATAATATACCCCGACGGAAGAGAGGAAGTCGTTGAGGGGCAGAACAACACCATTCAGACCCCCTACGAGACGATAATGCGGAGAACCGGTATATGCACCGACTACACCGTTCTCACGGATGCCCTGCTCCTGGCCCTGAACTACTCACCTGTCTACGCGATGGCAATAAACCTCACCGATTTGGGGCACGCGACGGCACTGGTAAAGATAAACGGATGGTACTTCGCCCTCGACCAGCACCTTCCGCCCATGGATTTGGGAGCTTACTACCGCTACTGGGAGCGGCAGGGGAGCAAAATAATCAACGCCACCCTCTACGAGATAACACCTGGAGAAGAAAAGGCCACCGTCAAGGTTCTCGGCCTCGTTACCGGCGAGGAGTTCCTCAACCAGGACTACACCATGGGCGATGCCGACGCGAGGAATTTGGCTATCTCGATGATGAACATTCTGTATGGCCAGTTTGGCCTGAAGGCCGACGAATCCCTGAAAAGCCTCTCCGACGGAAAGCTTCCGGAGGGCTACAAAGCGGGCTGGACGTGGGGGGTTACCTACTACAACCTGGCCGACTACTACCACCCGTTCTTTCATGAAGAGTACGCCGAGTGGCTGGTCTCCCAGATGCTTTCTAACAGAGAATTCCTCGGCTACGTTCAGAAGAGCGACTCGGTCTGGATAGAGGTTAGAATAGAGGGCGAGGACTTGATCCTCACCATCTACCTCGGGAGTTCCTAG
- a CDS encoding DEAD/DEAH box helicase codes for MSFERLGLSEATLVAVREKGFETPTDIQREVIPLLLSGDVDIIGQSQTGTGKTAAFALPIIEAIDPKIKAVQAIILTPTRELALQVADEIKSLRGRKRVYVYAVYGGQPIGPQIRALERGTHVVVGTPGRVLDHIRRGTLDLSSVKFFILDEADRMLDMGFIDDIEAIFRETPRRKRVLMFSATMPPEIRRLARRYMGDYEVISVSSDELVPEMVDQEYVEVVPARKFTVLKKILSDDFYGIVFCATKRETRELSERLRRAGYSAEALNGDMSQNARERTFWRFKTKRTRILVATDVAARGLDVQDISHIVNYSLPMTAEDYVHRIGRTGRMGKRGRAITFIMPGEFKRLRYIAQVAGVEIGKSELSEEIPKEYRERYESDRSGYYGRSGRRNSRYPRNSRGYSRNSRGRW; via the coding sequence ATGAGTTTTGAAAGATTGGGCTTATCGGAGGCCACGTTAGTGGCGGTTAGAGAAAAGGGTTTTGAAACCCCGACGGACATTCAGAGGGAAGTCATTCCCCTCCTTCTATCGGGCGACGTCGATATAATCGGCCAGTCCCAGACCGGGACGGGAAAGACTGCCGCCTTTGCGCTCCCCATAATCGAGGCGATTGATCCGAAGATAAAGGCCGTTCAGGCGATAATATTGACCCCCACGAGGGAGCTCGCCCTCCAGGTGGCTGATGAAATCAAGAGCCTCCGCGGGAGGAAGAGGGTTTACGTATATGCCGTCTACGGCGGCCAGCCGATAGGGCCTCAGATAAGGGCCCTTGAGAGAGGCACTCACGTTGTAGTCGGAACCCCCGGCAGAGTTCTCGACCACATAAGGCGCGGAACCCTTGATTTAAGCTCGGTGAAGTTCTTCATCCTCGACGAGGCCGACAGGATGCTCGATATGGGCTTCATAGACGACATAGAGGCGATTTTCAGGGAGACGCCGAGGAGGAAGAGAGTATTAATGTTCTCCGCCACGATGCCTCCCGAGATCAGAAGGCTAGCGAGGCGCTACATGGGAGACTACGAGGTTATAAGCGTCAGCAGCGATGAGTTGGTTCCGGAGATGGTGGATCAGGAGTACGTGGAGGTCGTCCCCGCGCGGAAGTTCACGGTGCTGAAGAAGATTCTCAGCGACGACTTCTACGGGATAGTCTTCTGCGCCACCAAGAGGGAAACTAGAGAGCTGAGTGAGAGGCTCAGGAGAGCCGGCTACAGCGCCGAGGCTCTAAATGGCGACATGAGCCAAAACGCGAGGGAGAGGACCTTCTGGCGCTTTAAAACGAAGAGAACGAGAATTCTCGTGGCAACTGACGTTGCAGCCCGCGGCCTGGATGTCCAGGACATAAGCCACATCGTCAACTACTCCCTGCCCATGACGGCCGAAGACTACGTCCACCGGATAGGGAGAACGGGCAGGATGGGCAAGCGCGGAAGGGCGATAACCTTCATAATGCCCGGCGAGTTCAAGAGGCTCCGCTACATTGCCCAGGTTGCGGGGGTGGAGATAGGGAAGTCCGAGCTTAGTGAGGAAATCCCGAAGGAGTACCGCGAGAGGTACGAAAGTGATCGCTCCGGTTACTACGGGAGAAGCGGAAGAAGAAACTCCCGCTATCCCAGGAACTCCCGGGGCTATTCTAGGAACTCCCGAGGTAGATGGTGA
- a CDS encoding rhomboid family intramembrane serine protease, producing the protein MGLERYFYRYGKATFTLFLINVSVYVLESILSGNPLSISIEVLARLGQWNYAVLNYGWWWQLITAMFVHVGILHIGFNMYFLLMMGRQLEGILGPKRLVMVYLVSGLTGNLLTLLLLPANSVSAGASGALFGIVGALILITGVVGGNMQAALINAFVLFLINSILPSVNVYAHLGGLVTGMAIGYYYGNRIRRHLMARMYGYGW; encoded by the coding sequence ATGGGCCTTGAGCGCTATTTTTATCGCTACGGGAAGGCGACCTTCACCCTCTTCCTGATAAACGTCTCGGTCTACGTCTTGGAGTCAATACTCAGCGGGAACCCTCTCAGCATAAGCATCGAAGTCTTGGCGAGGCTCGGCCAGTGGAACTACGCGGTGCTCAACTACGGCTGGTGGTGGCAGCTCATCACCGCGATGTTCGTGCACGTGGGCATACTCCACATAGGTTTCAACATGTACTTCCTCCTGATGATGGGGAGGCAGCTTGAGGGAATCCTCGGGCCGAAACGGCTCGTCATGGTCTACCTCGTCTCGGGCCTGACTGGAAACCTGCTGACACTCCTCCTCCTGCCCGCCAACTCGGTCAGCGCCGGCGCGAGCGGGGCGCTCTTCGGCATAGTCGGGGCTCTGATACTCATAACAGGCGTCGTCGGCGGCAACATGCAGGCCGCGCTGATAAATGCCTTCGTGCTCTTCCTGATAAACAGCATCCTGCCGAGCGTCAACGTCTACGCTCACCTCGGGGGCCTCGTGACAGGAATGGCAATCGGCTATTACTACGGGAACAGAATCAGAAGGCACCTGATGGCGAGGATGTACGGCTATGGGTGGTAG
- a CDS encoding type II toxin-antitoxin system VapC family toxin — MYLVDTDVIIDVLRGVEEAKRYLLKLAEEGLAVSTVTVAELFSGKETRDPVKRERILRLLRHFEMIPVDRDIAILAGEIRRDYGLHLGDAVISATAIIHGLTIVTGNLKHFSQVEGLPLLKPPYR, encoded by the coding sequence ATGTATCTGGTGGATACTGACGTCATAATAGATGTACTGAGGGGGGTTGAGGAGGCAAAACGTTACCTGCTAAAATTGGCTGAAGAGGGCCTTGCAGTTTCAACAGTAACCGTAGCGGAGCTGTTTTCGGGAAAAGAAACGCGGGATCCAGTGAAGCGTGAAAGGATACTCAGACTTCTAAGGCATTTTGAGATGATACCTGTTGATAGGGATATAGCCATCCTTGCCGGGGAAATCCGGAGAGATTATGGACTCCACCTTGGCGATGCTGTAATATCTGCAACTGCAATAATTCACGGCCTAACTATAGTTACCGGTAACCTCAAGCACTTCTCACAGGTTGAAGGACTTCCCCTTCTGAAGCCTCCCTATCGGTGA
- a CDS encoding NAD(P)-dependent glycerol-1-phosphate dehydrogenase — MHLMQLPREVLLGENLKGEAVNVAKRLGLGERALVLYGPKTKEIAGKDIEKSLRESFDVSALVIKEASMEEVERTLAKIKDDNADWLIAVGGGSIIDVAKLSSFKAGVPFISFPTTASHDGIASANASIKDLGTKTSVKAVPPVGVIADVGVIKTAPYRYLAAGVGDMISNLTAVKDWQLAHRIKGEYYSEYAASLSLMSAKMVIKNADIIRLGNEESVRKVVKGLISCGVAMSIAGSSRPASGAEHLFSHALDAIAPKPALHGEQVGVGTIIMAYLHGLRWEKIRETLKKVGAPTNAYELGIDPEYIIEALTIAHTIRPERYTILGKDGLTREAAEKAAKITGVI; from the coding sequence ATGCATCTGATGCAACTGCCCAGAGAGGTGCTGCTGGGCGAAAATCTGAAGGGAGAGGCCGTCAACGTCGCGAAGAGGCTTGGCCTGGGTGAGAGAGCTTTAGTGCTCTACGGACCGAAGACGAAAGAGATAGCCGGAAAGGACATCGAGAAGAGCCTCAGAGAGTCGTTTGATGTGAGCGCGCTGGTAATCAAGGAGGCCAGCATGGAGGAGGTTGAGAGGACTCTCGCTAAAATTAAGGACGATAACGCTGACTGGCTCATAGCCGTTGGCGGCGGGAGCATCATAGACGTCGCCAAGCTCTCCTCGTTTAAAGCCGGAGTTCCTTTCATCAGCTTCCCGACAACCGCCTCCCACGACGGCATAGCGAGCGCAAACGCATCCATCAAAGACCTTGGAACCAAGACCTCTGTCAAGGCCGTGCCGCCGGTGGGGGTCATAGCCGACGTCGGGGTTATCAAAACCGCCCCCTACCGCTACCTAGCCGCTGGTGTTGGCGACATGATAAGTAACCTGACCGCGGTTAAAGACTGGCAGCTGGCCCACAGGATAAAGGGAGAGTACTACAGCGAGTACGCGGCATCGCTGAGCCTGATGAGCGCCAAGATGGTGATAAAGAACGCGGACATAATACGCCTCGGCAATGAGGAAAGCGTGAGGAAGGTTGTTAAGGGCCTCATCTCCTGCGGCGTGGCCATGAGCATAGCTGGCTCTTCGAGGCCAGCCAGCGGTGCGGAGCACCTCTTCAGCCACGCGCTCGATGCCATAGCGCCGAAACCGGCCCTGCACGGCGAGCAGGTCGGCGTTGGGACGATAATAATGGCCTACCTCCACGGCCTCAGGTGGGAAAAAATTAGGGAAACCTTAAAGAAGGTCGGAGCGCCAACTAACGCATACGAGCTTGGGATCGACCCGGAGTATATAATCGAGGCGTTAACGATTGCCCACACGATACGGCCCGAGAGGTACACGATCCTCGGAAAGGACGGCCTCACGCGAGAAGCCGCCGAAAAGGCCGCTAAAATCACAGGGGTCATCTGA
- a CDS encoding bifunctional fructose-bisphosphatase/inositol-phosphate phosphatase yields the protein MEINMEIPWNEVALETAREVEKEVMPLFGTSKAGEAIGENVSGDVTKYVDKVAEDVVLSRLQPLGVNVVSEEIGFIDNGSDYTVIVDPIDGSYNFAAGIPIFAFSFAVFKGEEPVYGAIYEFISKNLYEAIPGEGAFMNGKRIQVRKPERGKEALSFYTRGRCVGLISRVKRVRVLGAIAVELVYLAKGALDGVLDIRNYVRPTDIAAGVLIAREAGAIVTDENGKELELSLSATEQTNIIAVNDEYLLKLILEELKNGP from the coding sequence ATGGAAATTAATATGGAAATCCCGTGGAACGAGGTCGCCCTCGAAACCGCGAGGGAGGTTGAAAAGGAAGTAATGCCCCTCTTCGGCACTTCCAAGGCTGGAGAGGCGATAGGAGAGAACGTCAGCGGAGACGTTACCAAGTACGTTGACAAGGTGGCTGAAGACGTTGTTCTTAGCAGACTTCAGCCCCTGGGCGTTAACGTCGTCAGCGAGGAGATAGGGTTCATAGACAACGGGAGCGACTACACGGTCATCGTTGACCCCATAGACGGCTCGTACAACTTCGCCGCAGGCATACCAATATTCGCCTTCAGCTTCGCCGTGTTTAAGGGCGAAGAACCCGTGTACGGGGCTATCTACGAGTTCATTTCAAAAAACCTCTACGAGGCAATCCCCGGTGAAGGGGCGTTCATGAACGGAAAGAGAATTCAAGTGAGGAAGCCGGAGCGCGGGAAGGAGGCACTCAGCTTCTACACGCGTGGACGGTGTGTGGGATTAATAAGCAGGGTCAAGCGCGTCAGGGTTCTCGGTGCTATAGCTGTCGAGCTGGTATACCTCGCCAAAGGGGCCCTGGACGGGGTTCTGGACATAAGGAACTATGTGAGGCCAACGGACATAGCCGCCGGTGTGCTCATAGCAAGGGAAGCGGGGGCCATAGTTACTGACGAGAATGGAAAAGAGCTGGAGCTCAGTCTGAGCGCCACGGAGCAGACGAACATAATCGCGGTCAACGATGAGTACCTCCTAAAGCTAATCCTGGAGGAGCTGAAAAATGGGCCTTGA
- a CDS encoding LamB/YcsF family protein, with translation MKVDLNSDLGESFGRYKLGLDEEVMNYITSVNVATGWHAGDPLVMRKTVRLAREKGVAVGAHPGYPDLLSFGRRYMKLSPEEARNYILYQIGALYAFTSAEGIELQHVKPHGALYNALVNEEELARAVIEGIADFDKKLIFVTLSGSRPAEMAEEMGIKVAHEVFADRAYNPDGTLVPRSKPGAVIHDKEEIAERVVSMVKDGGVRAINGEWIELRVDTICVHGDNPKAVEIAAHIRKVLEEEGVKVAPMREVVR, from the coding sequence ATGAAGGTCGACCTGAACTCGGACCTCGGCGAGAGCTTCGGCCGCTACAAACTCGGCCTCGACGAGGAGGTCATGAACTACATCACGAGCGTCAACGTAGCTACCGGCTGGCACGCCGGCGACCCCCTGGTCATGAGGAAAACGGTCAGGCTCGCGAGGGAGAAAGGTGTTGCCGTTGGTGCCCATCCCGGCTACCCAGACCTCCTCAGCTTCGGCAGGAGGTACATGAAGCTCTCGCCTGAGGAGGCGAGGAACTACATTCTCTACCAGATTGGCGCCCTCTATGCCTTCACAAGCGCGGAAGGAATCGAGCTCCAGCACGTCAAGCCCCACGGGGCGCTCTACAACGCCCTCGTGAATGAGGAAGAACTCGCGAGAGCTGTGATAGAGGGAATAGCGGATTTCGACAAGAAGCTGATCTTCGTTACTCTCTCCGGCTCAAGACCTGCAGAGATGGCGGAGGAGATGGGGATTAAAGTTGCCCACGAGGTCTTTGCTGATAGGGCCTACAACCCGGACGGAACACTCGTCCCGCGCTCGAAACCCGGGGCGGTAATCCACGACAAAGAGGAGATAGCCGAGCGTGTGGTCTCGATGGTCAAGGATGGTGGAGTCAGGGCGATAAACGGCGAGTGGATCGAGCTTAGGGTTGATACCATCTGCGTCCACGGCGACAATCCTAAAGCGGTCGAAATTGCGGCTCACATAAGGAAAGTCCTTGAGGAAGAGGGCGTTAAGGTGGCTCCTATGAGAGAGGTGGTGCGTTAG
- a CDS encoding 5-oxoprolinase subunit C family protein yields the protein MIELLKVPSLLTVQDSGRRGYRKLGVPVSGFMDDYSARIANHLVGNPGDAPLLEFLLAGPTIRFNASCVFAVAGDVEVKLNGVPVEPWTSHWAKRGDILEVETLRGRLYGYIAFAGGIKCESLLSSCSTYPKAGLGRPLKAGDKLNLGYAVLTGKDGRYLPPELRPDYSSKEKTVRVVLGPNLDHFTEEGIETFLSESYTVTPESDRMGYRLDGKAIEHSERGADIVTEPLLPGTVQVPASGKPIVMMRDAQTTGGYAKIAVVATADLSIVAQSRPGERLGFRAVSVDEARELLIRREKTLMAIKDFLDGKMHAYRIKAGGEELIAFTKVEKE from the coding sequence ATGATTGAGCTCCTAAAAGTGCCCTCGCTCCTAACCGTCCAGGACTCCGGCAGGAGAGGTTACCGAAAGCTCGGTGTCCCCGTTTCCGGCTTCATGGACGATTACTCCGCGAGAATAGCGAACCACCTCGTCGGAAACCCCGGCGATGCACCCCTCCTTGAGTTCCTTCTGGCCGGCCCAACCATTCGGTTCAACGCTTCCTGCGTCTTTGCGGTTGCGGGGGACGTTGAGGTGAAGCTCAACGGCGTGCCTGTTGAGCCGTGGACGAGTCACTGGGCAAAGAGGGGGGATATACTTGAGGTGGAGACGCTGAGGGGCAGACTCTACGGATACATTGCCTTCGCCGGAGGGATAAAGTGTGAGTCACTCCTCAGCAGCTGCTCCACCTATCCAAAGGCCGGCCTCGGCAGGCCACTGAAGGCTGGCGATAAGCTGAATCTCGGTTATGCAGTGCTAACCGGGAAGGATGGGAGATACCTTCCCCCGGAACTGAGACCGGACTATTCTTCCAAGGAAAAGACTGTCCGCGTCGTTCTCGGGCCAAATTTAGACCACTTCACCGAGGAGGGAATAGAGACCTTCCTGAGCGAGTCCTATACCGTAACTCCTGAGTCCGACAGGATGGGCTACCGCCTCGATGGAAAGGCCATAGAGCACTCAGAGAGGGGCGCGGACATCGTTACGGAGCCTTTACTGCCGGGAACGGTTCAGGTGCCGGCCAGCGGAAAGCCGATAGTCATGATGCGTGACGCTCAGACGACCGGCGGCTACGCCAAGATAGCCGTCGTTGCAACGGCAGACCTTTCCATCGTTGCACAGAGCCGGCCGGGGGAGAGGTTAGGATTTAGGGCTGTGAGCGTCGATGAAGCTCGGGAGCTTCTGATAAGGCGCGAGAAAACCCTGATGGCAATCAAGGATTTTCTTGACGGAAAAATGCACGCCTATAGGATCAAGGCGGGAGGAGAAGAGTTAATTGCCTTCACAAAAGTGGAAAAAGAATGA
- a CDS encoding antitoxin family protein, whose protein sequence is MEIIEAIYENGVFKPAEKPNIPEKRRVKLIVIDEFIRDLENAFGIFEEGIDVRKLREEWDRNVSGGY, encoded by the coding sequence ATGGAGATTATTGAAGCAATTTATGAGAACGGCGTATTCAAGCCAGCTGAAAAACCCAACATTCCCGAAAAAAGACGCGTGAAGCTCATTGTGATTGATGAATTCATAAGGGACCTTGAAAATGCCTTCGGAATCTTTGAGGAGGGCATTGACGTCAGAAAACTGCGTGAGGAGTGGGACAGGAATGTATCTGGTGGATACTGA
- a CDS encoding UPF0179 family protein produces MAIITLVGEKLARPGVEFIYYGPAEPCKTCKLAGVCVGNLEPGRRYKILRVRSMPSHSCPLHEGKVRVVEVVEPSIEVAIEPRLAIAGSVIKLHLADCSDREKADLFRPEGLFDGDSVKIIEILDDVECNGKTYKVVKVMRKKD; encoded by the coding sequence ATGGCAATAATCACGTTAGTTGGGGAAAAACTGGCAAGACCCGGGGTTGAATTCATATATTACGGCCCGGCAGAACCGTGCAAGACGTGCAAGCTCGCAGGAGTCTGCGTCGGAAACCTCGAACCCGGTAGGAGGTATAAAATCCTCCGGGTAAGGAGCATGCCCTCACACTCCTGCCCGCTCCACGAGGGAAAGGTGAGGGTTGTCGAGGTCGTCGAGCCGAGCATCGAGGTTGCCATAGAGCCGAGACTGGCCATAGCAGGATCGGTGATAAAGCTCCACCTCGCGGACTGCAGCGACAGGGAAAAGGCGGATTTGTTCAGGCCTGAGGGCCTCTTCGACGGCGACAGCGTCAAAATAATAGAGATACTAGACGACGTTGAGTGCAACGGCAAGACCTACAAGGTCGTCAAGGTCATGCGCAAGAAGGACTGA
- the pxpB gene encoding 5-oxoprolinase subunit PxpB — MQPTIKPAGDSALVISFGEFIDEEVTTKIHAIADAVEKAKFEWLVEVVPAYSTVYIFYDPLKASFSEVKAAIESRLQVSPESFKGRLVEVPVVYGGEYGPDIGFVAEHNGLTVDDVIEIHSKPTYRVFFLGFLPGFAYLGGMDERISAPRLEKPRLKVPAGSVGIAGKQTGIYPLESPGGWRLIGRTPLRLFDPEREPPTLLRPGDMVRFVPIDESEFREFYEREWGEKND, encoded by the coding sequence ATGCAACCGACGATAAAACCCGCCGGCGATTCGGCGCTGGTTATTTCCTTCGGGGAATTCATTGACGAAGAGGTAACCACAAAAATCCACGCCATTGCCGACGCGGTGGAGAAGGCCAAGTTTGAATGGCTCGTTGAGGTCGTGCCGGCGTACTCGACTGTTTACATCTTCTACGACCCCCTCAAGGCGAGCTTCAGCGAGGTGAAAGCGGCCATTGAGTCCCGCCTCCAGGTTTCACCGGAATCCTTCAAGGGCAGACTCGTCGAGGTTCCGGTAGTTTACGGCGGCGAATACGGCCCGGATATCGGCTTTGTGGCGGAACACAACGGCCTGACCGTCGATGATGTGATTGAAATACATTCCAAGCCGACCTATCGCGTCTTCTTCCTCGGTTTCCTTCCCGGCTTCGCCTACCTCGGCGGTATGGACGAGAGGATATCGGCTCCAAGGCTCGAAAAACCCCGCCTGAAGGTTCCTGCCGGCTCAGTCGGGATAGCGGGAAAGCAGACCGGCATCTACCCCCTCGAAAGCCCCGGCGGCTGGAGGCTCATTGGGAGGACTCCGCTCAGACTGTTCGACCCTGAGAGGGAACCCCCGACCCTTCTAAGGCCCGGTGACATGGTGAGGTTCGTCCCAATCGACGAGTCGGAGTTCCGGGAGTTCTACGAGCGTGAATGGGGTGAAAAGAATGATTGA
- a CDS encoding type II toxin-antitoxin system VapC family toxin produces MKVQVIDAAVFIQGFDVEGVTTPKVVDEVKDPESRLFLEGLISAGKVRVLQPSRESIKAVMEAARKTGELNELSGADLEVLALAYELKGVLFTDDYNLQNIAKTLGIEFKTLKRGIKRVIRWNYVCIGCGKRFSEMPPEGICPDCGSPVRLIPRKKRRKGRRKRQP; encoded by the coding sequence ATGAAGGTTCAGGTCATCGATGCGGCGGTCTTCATTCAGGGGTTCGATGTCGAGGGTGTTACGACGCCGAAGGTCGTCGATGAGGTGAAAGACCCTGAGTCGAGGCTTTTTCTGGAGGGATTGATAAGCGCGGGAAAGGTTAGGGTTCTCCAGCCATCGAGGGAGAGTATTAAAGCCGTGATGGAAGCGGCAAGAAAGACAGGCGAGTTAAACGAACTCAGCGGGGCAGACCTTGAGGTTCTTGCTTTGGCCTACGAGCTGAAGGGGGTTTTATTCACCGACGACTACAATCTGCAGAACATAGCGAAGACCTTAGGAATCGAGTTCAAAACCCTCAAGCGCGGGATAAAGCGAGTCATCCGCTGGAACTACGTCTGCATAGGCTGCGGGAAGCGCTTTAGCGAGATGCCTCCGGAGGGTATCTGCCCGGACTGCGGAAGCCCGGTGAGACTGATACCGAGGAAGAAAAGGCGGAAAGGGCGGAGAAAACGTCAGCCGTAG
- a CDS encoding DUF63 family protein: MGLYEFFYEYFIKPIQENQGYNPVNTVVYAIILGVAVILLYKMLKRMGIKVDERLFSALIPYIILGPLMRSMTDVGILPRTYLTVSPGGYFVIAAFAIASLYVVWRHCSGEKFYPLYRDFGWVLLGGLIFVLVINLDKVSFNPGVFRYFIPALIIAEAFIWLVSKKLFLVRDNSLLFYTHFYDATTTFVGIQFLGYWEQHVLARWLMDTFGTPAVIYPEKFLILLPIVWILDRWMKDEDPDLINFVKLTMFILGFGPGTRNLLIMLMGG; encoded by the coding sequence ATGGGGCTCTACGAGTTCTTTTACGAGTACTTCATAAAACCGATACAGGAAAACCAGGGTTACAACCCCGTGAACACGGTTGTCTACGCTATAATCTTGGGAGTGGCCGTGATACTCCTCTACAAGATGCTCAAGCGGATGGGGATAAAGGTTGACGAGAGGTTATTCAGCGCGCTCATTCCGTACATAATCCTTGGCCCGCTGATGAGGAGCATGACGGACGTCGGTATTCTGCCGAGGACCTACCTGACCGTCAGCCCCGGCGGCTACTTCGTCATAGCGGCCTTTGCGATAGCCTCTCTCTACGTCGTCTGGAGGCATTGCTCAGGTGAGAAGTTCTATCCCCTCTACCGGGACTTCGGCTGGGTTCTGCTCGGTGGACTGATTTTCGTCCTGGTAATAAACCTTGATAAGGTTAGCTTCAACCCTGGGGTCTTCAGGTACTTTATCCCTGCACTGATAATAGCCGAGGCATTTATATGGCTCGTTTCGAAGAAGCTCTTTCTCGTGAGGGACAACTCGCTCCTCTTTTACACCCACTTCTACGACGCCACAACCACCTTTGTAGGAATCCAGTTCCTGGGTTACTGGGAACAGCACGTTCTGGCGAGGTGGCTGATGGACACGTTCGGAACGCCGGCGGTTATATACCCCGAGAAGTTTCTGATACTGCTGCCTATCGTGTGGATACTGGACAGGTGGATGAAGGACGAGGATCCGGACCTGATAAACTTCGTGAAGCTCACGATGTTCATCCTCGGCTTCGGGCCGGGAACGAGGAACCTGCTGATAATGCTGATGGGTGGTTAA